In the Haloferula helveola genome, one interval contains:
- a CDS encoding MbnP family protein, whose product MIALLLVLPLAGLDMRVEFRWHDRPVTLPATDLVTPAGETISLTRVDLLLDQPRLTLGSGREISASGWHAYIHGEKPDVLRFPSLPEEPVSELVLHLGPSADINEADPNRHPAGHPLNPIRNGLHWDPQQGYIFLAVEGRLAAGDTAFAYHYGNSRNRLPLRFEGPIRHDGHYLLVFHLDRLFPAPFRIADRTSTHSRDGDPLVDHFRSTIPGAFELEASGASMPAPGAPGSAPQSLVGTPQPFTLPANFPIPALPTDYPLTRERVKLGEKMFFDPALSASGEVSCASCHDPERGFSDPARVSKGHEGQSTTRHSMTLLNLAWKSGEPFRWDGTAPTLRDQILLPLADPREMASDLKELPSKLADVSDYPQRFEQAFGDAEITTERLAIAIEQYLLTLTSFDSKFDRVMKGEAEFSEAEKRGFELFMTENDPRLGLRGADCFHCHSGAFFTNFRFHNNGLPPADDDLGLEHATGRETDRYRFSTPSLRNIAITGPYMHDGRFATLEQVIGFYSDGLHRSPTLDPNIAKHPGKGLGLDRDDKAALVAFLKTLTDPTLAGDRDE is encoded by the coding sequence ATGATCGCGCTGCTGCTGGTCCTGCCGCTCGCCGGCCTGGACATGCGGGTCGAGTTCCGCTGGCACGACCGGCCGGTCACCCTTCCGGCAACGGATCTGGTGACCCCCGCGGGCGAGACGATCTCACTCACGCGTGTCGACCTGCTGCTCGACCAGCCGCGGCTGACGCTCGGGTCCGGCCGCGAGATCAGCGCCTCCGGATGGCATGCCTACATCCACGGGGAAAAACCGGATGTGCTGAGGTTTCCTTCGCTGCCTGAAGAACCGGTCTCCGAGCTCGTGCTGCATCTCGGTCCTTCGGCCGACATCAACGAAGCCGACCCCAACCGGCACCCTGCGGGGCATCCGCTGAATCCGATCCGGAACGGCCTGCATTGGGATCCGCAGCAGGGATACATCTTCCTCGCGGTCGAGGGGCGGCTGGCCGCAGGCGACACCGCCTTCGCCTACCACTACGGAAATAGTAGAAACCGGTTGCCGCTTCGTTTCGAAGGGCCGATCCGCCACGATGGCCACTATCTCCTGGTGTTTCATCTCGACCGACTGTTTCCGGCGCCTTTTCGGATCGCTGACCGGACATCGACCCACTCGCGGGACGGGGATCCGCTCGTTGACCACTTCCGGAGCACCATTCCCGGTGCATTCGAGCTGGAGGCCTCCGGTGCGTCGATGCCAGCGCCCGGAGCTCCCGGCAGCGCTCCACAGAGTTTGGTCGGAACGCCCCAGCCCTTCACCCTGCCAGCCAACTTCCCCATTCCGGCGCTTCCTACCGATTATCCGCTGACGCGCGAACGGGTGAAGCTGGGGGAGAAAATGTTCTTTGATCCCGCCCTGTCCGCTTCCGGTGAGGTGTCCTGCGCGTCCTGCCATGATCCGGAGCGCGGGTTCTCCGATCCGGCCCGCGTTTCGAAGGGTCATGAAGGTCAGAGCACGACACGGCACTCCATGACTTTGCTCAATCTCGCATGGAAGTCTGGCGAGCCGTTCCGATGGGACGGCACCGCGCCGACCCTGCGCGACCAGATCCTGCTTCCGCTCGCCGATCCGCGTGAGATGGCCTCCGATCTCAAGGAGCTGCCTTCGAAGCTCGCCGATGTTTCCGACTATCCCCAGCGCTTCGAGCAGGCCTTCGGCGATGCGGAAATCACGACCGAGCGGCTGGCGATCGCGATCGAGCAATATCTACTCACGCTCACCTCCTTCGATTCCAAGTTCGACCGGGTGATGAAGGGTGAGGCCGAGTTCAGCGAAGCTGAGAAGCGCGGATTCGAACTGTTCATGACCGAGAACGACCCGCGGCTCGGCCTGCGCGGGGCCGACTGCTTTCACTGCCACTCGGGTGCGTTCTTCACCAATTTCCGTTTCCACAACAACGGGCTGCCGCCGGCGGATGACGACCTCGGTCTCGAACATGCCACCGGCAGGGAGACCGACCGCTATCGCTTCTCCACGCCGTCGTTGCGCAACATCGCGATCACCGGCCCGTACATGCACGACGGCCGCTTCGCCACGCTTGAGCAGGTGATCGGCTTCTACTCGGACGGGCTCCACCGGTCGCCCACGCTCGATCCGAACATCGCCAAGCATCCGGGCAAGGGACTCGGTCTCGATCGTGACGACAAGGCAGCGCTGGTGGCCTTTCTCAAGACACTCACCGATCCCACGCTCGCCGGGGATCGTGATGAGTGA